Proteins co-encoded in one Chitinophagales bacterium genomic window:
- the mnmA gene encoding tRNA 2-thiouridine(34) synthase MnmA translates to MSKHGKVLVAMSGGIDSTVTAIMLHNQGYEVIGITMKTWDYATSGGSKKETGCCSLDSINDARAVAVDMGFHHFIIDIREEFGDWVIDNFVDEYLAGRTPNPCIMCNTHIKWAALLRRADALDCEFIATGHYAQKRFENGRHIVSKGIDENKDQSYVLWGLKQENLGRTMFPVGQFHKPHIRQMARDMGYHELAKKAESYEICFIPDNDYRGFLSRRVEGLEKEVNGGNFVLTDGTVVGKHRGYPFYTIGQRRGLGIALGEPMYVTRIVPESNTVVLGEFDDLKLNGMLVRNINMVKYPDLGVGMDAVVKIRSQHAGAPAFIEKDPNSDMVKVTFKTRVDAIAPGQSAVFYDGDDVIGGGHIWESFEVG, encoded by the coding sequence ATGAGCAAGCACGGAAAAGTATTGGTAGCAATGAGCGGCGGAATTGACAGTACAGTTACGGCAATTATGTTGCACAATCAAGGATATGAGGTGATTGGTATCACCATGAAAACATGGGACTATGCAACTTCTGGCGGCTCTAAAAAAGAAACGGGTTGTTGTAGTTTGGATTCTATCAACGATGCGAGGGCGGTGGCTGTTGACATGGGTTTTCACCACTTTATCATCGACATCAGAGAGGAATTTGGCGATTGGGTAATCGACAATTTTGTGGACGAATATTTGGCAGGGCGAACGCCAAACCCCTGTATCATGTGCAATACACACATCAAATGGGCGGCTTTGCTTCGCAGAGCTGATGCACTTGATTGTGAGTTTATTGCGACAGGTCATTATGCCCAAAAACGCTTTGAGAATGGACGGCACATCGTTTCGAAAGGCATTGACGAAAACAAGGATCAGTCCTACGTTTTGTGGGGATTGAAGCAAGAAAACTTGGGTCGAACGATGTTTCCTGTTGGGCAATTCCACAAACCCCACATCCGACAAATGGCGCGCGATATGGGCTATCACGAATTGGCGAAAAAAGCGGAAAGCTACGAAATCTGCTTTATTCCCGACAATGACTACCGTGGATTTTTGAGTAGAAGGGTGGAAGGTTTGGAGAAGGAGGTGAATGGCGGCAATTTTGTCTTGACGGACGGAACAGTGGTCGGCAAACATCGTGGTTATCCGTTTTATACGATTGGGCAACGCCGTGGTTTGGGTATTGCTTTAGGCGAACCGATGTATGTGACCCGCATTGTGCCTGAAAGCAATACGGTGGTTTTGGGTGAGTTCGATGACTTGAAACTGAATGGTATGTTGGTCCGAAATATCAACATGGTGAAATATCCCGATTTGGGCGTAGGCATGGATGCGGTGGTGAAAATTCGCTCACAACATGCGGGCGCACCTGCTTTTATCGAAAAAGATCCAAATAGCGATATGGTGAAAGTGACTTTCAAAACAAGGGTAGATGCGATTGCGCCTGGTCAATCGGCGGTGTTTTATGATGGCGATGATGTGATTGGTGGAGGGCATATTTGGGAGAGTTTTGAGGTGGGGTAG
- a CDS encoding phosphatase domain-containing protein, protein MTTWKDQFWKKIELIEVRFDQLKLNIGNRNRSIGELQVIPYRGYCNCKRLYCRGRVLENPEITPTLKDGKWENFVNVYKRFESDEIPNAHVRLSFDEHTFDLMTDAEGYYILNIELPTPSFHKTLWQTLKIELLDAPVPFDGTIVTTGEILTPTPDTQIGIISDMDDTVIKTDVVSKTRMLYHTFFKNAYSRLAFRGVAAFYWALRKGNDGEQNNPFFYVSNSPWNLYDLLEEFLDHNDIPKGPIFLRDFGIHKNEDAIKYKTHKHNEVLRILLSYPSLQFILIGDSGEKDLDIYLQVVQAFPNRIVAIYIRQVEDRKRNERIMALAEQETGVPIFLFDNSFEAAKHAAKHRFITPEWLLKVKHSMDEPRSLMDDWFDED, encoded by the coding sequence ATGACTACTTGGAAAGACCAATTTTGGAAAAAAATCGAGTTGATTGAAGTGCGATTCGACCAATTGAAATTGAACATTGGCAATCGAAACAGAAGTATCGGAGAGCTGCAAGTGATTCCTTATCGAGGTTACTGCAATTGTAAACGCTTGTATTGCAGGGGGAGAGTGCTGGAAAATCCCGAAATCACGCCTACATTGAAGGATGGAAAATGGGAAAATTTTGTAAATGTTTACAAACGCTTTGAAAGCGATGAAATACCCAATGCCCATGTTCGATTAAGTTTTGATGAACATACTTTTGATTTGATGACAGATGCAGAAGGGTATTATATCCTTAACATAGAACTTCCTACGCCTTCTTTTCATAAAACATTGTGGCAGACACTCAAAATTGAATTGTTGGATGCCCCTGTTCCTTTTGACGGCACGATTGTGACTACTGGCGAAATTTTGACCCCAACTCCTGATACACAAATAGGAATTATTAGCGACATGGACGATACGGTCATCAAAACAGATGTGGTATCCAAGACCCGAATGTTGTACCATACTTTTTTCAAAAATGCGTATTCTCGATTGGCTTTCAGGGGGGTAGCTGCATTTTATTGGGCATTGCGTAAAGGAAACGATGGCGAACAAAACAATCCTTTCTTTTATGTGTCAAATAGTCCGTGGAATTTATACGACTTGTTGGAAGAATTTTTAGACCACAATGATATTCCCAAAGGGCCTATTTTCTTGCGTGATTTTGGCATACACAAAAATGAGGATGCGATAAAATACAAAACCCACAAACACAATGAAGTATTGCGTATTTTATTGAGTTATCCTTCTCTTCAATTTATTCTGATTGGTGATAGTGGCGAAAAAGACCTCGATATTTACCTTCAAGTAGTTCAGGCTTTTCCAAATCGAATAGTAGCCATCTATATCCGTCAAGTAGAAGACCGCAAACGCAATGAACGCATTATGGCACTTGCCGAACAGGAAACAGGTGTACCTATTTTCTTGTTTGACAATAGTTTTGAAGCAGCCAAACATGCAGCCAAACACCGTTTTATCACTCCTGAATGGCTATTGAAGGTGAAGCACAGCATGGACGAACCCCGTAGTTTGATGGACGATTGGTTTGACGAAGATTAA